The following are encoded together in the Daucus carota subsp. sativus chromosome 5, DH1 v3.0, whole genome shotgun sequence genome:
- the LOC108223120 gene encoding serine/threonine-protein kinase AFC2 isoform X2 translates to MEMERAIEFPHTNMDRRPRKRQRLGWDVVPQAPKAQVGLFYGQDVGNLNGFTSKAPTDNTSSLFVKGVARNGSPPWRPDDKDGHFMFAVGDNLTSRYKIMSKMGEGTFGQVLECWDKERREMVAIKIVRGIKKYREAAMIEVDVLQQLGKNDKGGNRCVQIRNWFDYRNHICIVFEKLGPSLYDFLRKNNYRSFPIDLVREIGRQLLDCVAFMHDLRLIHTDLKPENILLVSPEYVKIPDYKGSSRSPIDSSYCKRIPKSSAIKVIDFGSTTYDRQNQTYIVSTRHYRAPEVILGLGWSFPCDIWSVGCILVELCSGEALFQTHENLEHLAMMERVLGPMPQHMLKRVDRHGEKYVRKSRLDWPDGAASRDSIKAVLKLPRLQNLIMQHVDHSGGDFIHLLQGLLRYDPSERLTAREALRHPFFTGDNLRR, encoded by the exons ATGGAGATGGAACGCGCGATCGAGTTTCCACACACGAACATGGATCGACGGCCCCGGAAACGACAGCGTTTGGGCTGGGATGTTGTTCCTCAGGCTCCTAAG GCTCAGGTAGGATTGTTTTATGGACAAGATGTTGGGAATCTGAATGGCTTTACTTCAAAGGCACCCACAGACAATACTAGTTCTTTATTTGTTAAGGGAGTGGCACGAAATGGTTCTCCCCCATGGCGACCAGACGACAAAGATGGACATTTTATGTTTGCGGTTGGAGATAATCTAACATCTCGCT ATAAAATTATGAGCAAGATGGGTGAAG GCACATTTGGCCAGGTCTTAGAGTGTTGGGATAAAGAGAGAAGGGAAATGGTTGCAATCAAGATTGTTCGTGGTATCAAGAAATATCGCGAGGCAGCAATGATTGAAGTTGATGTACTGCAACAGCTTGGTAAAAATGATAAAGGGGGGAATCG CTGTGTGCAAATAAGGAACTGGTTTGACTATCGTAACCATATCTGTATT GTTTTTGAGAAGCTAGGACCAAGCTTATACGATTTTCTACGGAAAAACAATTATCGCTCCTTTCCCATTGATCTTGTCCGTGAGATTGGCAGACAACTCTTGGACTGTGTAGCAT TCATGCATGATTTGCGTCTCATTCACACTGATTTGAAGCCAGAGAACATATTACTTGTGTCTCCGGAGTATGTAAAAATTCCTGATTACAAG GGTTCATCACGATCACCTATAGACAGTTCGTATTGTAAGAGGATTCCCAAGTCCAGTGCTATTAAAGTAATTGATTTTGGCAGTACTACATATGATCGTCAAAATCAGACTTACATTGTATCGACCCGGCACTATCGTGCACCAGAAGTTATATTAG GACTCGGATGGAGTTTCCCTTGTGATATATGGAGCGTAGGTTGCATTCTTGTCGAACTTTGCTCG GGTGAAGCGTTGTTTCAAACACATGAAAACCTAGAGCACCTTGCTATGATGGAGAGGGTCCTTGGCCCAATGCCTCAACACATGTTAAAAAGAGTAGA CCGTCACGGGGAGAAGTATGTAAGAAAGTCGAGGTTGGACTGGCCAGATGGTGCAGCCTCTAGAGATAGCATCAAAGCTGTTCTGAAGCTGCCTCGGCTCCAG AACCTAATCATGCAGCATGTTGATCATTCTGGGGGTGATTTTATACATCTCCTTCAGGGCTTGCTCAGATACGATCCTTCTGAAAGATTGACAGCACGGGAAGCCTTGAGACACCCATTTTTTACCGGTGATAATCTCAGGAGATGA
- the LOC108223120 gene encoding serine/threonine-protein kinase AFC2 isoform X1, translating into MSKMGEGTFGQVLECWDKERREMVAIKIVRGIKKYREAAMIEVDVLQQLGKNDKGGNRCVQIRNWFDYRNHICIVFEKLGPSLYDFLRKNNYRSFPIDLVREIGRQLLDCVAFMHDLRLIHTDLKPENILLVSPEYVKIPDYKGSSRSPIDSSYCKRIPKSSAIKVIDFGSTTYDRQNQTYIVSTRHYRAPEVILGLGWSFPCDIWSVGCILVELCSGEALFQTHENLEHLAMMERVLGPMPQHMLKRVDRHGEKYVRKSRLDWPDGAASRDSIKAVLKLPRLQNLIMQHVDHSGGDFIHLLQGLLRYDPSERLTAREALRHPFFTGDNLRR; encoded by the exons ATGAGCAAGATGGGTGAAG GCACATTTGGCCAGGTCTTAGAGTGTTGGGATAAAGAGAGAAGGGAAATGGTTGCAATCAAGATTGTTCGTGGTATCAAGAAATATCGCGAGGCAGCAATGATTGAAGTTGATGTACTGCAACAGCTTGGTAAAAATGATAAAGGGGGGAATCG CTGTGTGCAAATAAGGAACTGGTTTGACTATCGTAACCATATCTGTATT GTTTTTGAGAAGCTAGGACCAAGCTTATACGATTTTCTACGGAAAAACAATTATCGCTCCTTTCCCATTGATCTTGTCCGTGAGATTGGCAGACAACTCTTGGACTGTGTAGCAT TCATGCATGATTTGCGTCTCATTCACACTGATTTGAAGCCAGAGAACATATTACTTGTGTCTCCGGAGTATGTAAAAATTCCTGATTACAAG GGTTCATCACGATCACCTATAGACAGTTCGTATTGTAAGAGGATTCCCAAGTCCAGTGCTATTAAAGTAATTGATTTTGGCAGTACTACATATGATCGTCAAAATCAGACTTACATTGTATCGACCCGGCACTATCGTGCACCAGAAGTTATATTAG GACTCGGATGGAGTTTCCCTTGTGATATATGGAGCGTAGGTTGCATTCTTGTCGAACTTTGCTCG GGTGAAGCGTTGTTTCAAACACATGAAAACCTAGAGCACCTTGCTATGATGGAGAGGGTCCTTGGCCCAATGCCTCAACACATGTTAAAAAGAGTAGA CCGTCACGGGGAGAAGTATGTAAGAAAGTCGAGGTTGGACTGGCCAGATGGTGCAGCCTCTAGAGATAGCATCAAAGCTGTTCTGAAGCTGCCTCGGCTCCAG AACCTAATCATGCAGCATGTTGATCATTCTGGGGGTGATTTTATACATCTCCTTCAGGGCTTGCTCAGATACGATCCTTCTGAAAGATTGACAGCACGGGAAGCCTTGAGACACCCATTTTTTACCGGTGATAATCTCAGGAGATGA
- the LOC108223120 gene encoding serine/threonine-protein kinase AFC2 isoform X3, whose protein sequence is MYCNSLVKMIKGGIVMHDLRLIHTDLKPENILLVSPEYVKIPDYKGSSRSPIDSSYCKRIPKSSAIKVIDFGSTTYDRQNQTYIVSTRHYRAPEVILGLGWSFPCDIWSVGCILVELCSGEALFQTHENLEHLAMMERVLGPMPQHMLKRVDRHGEKYVRKSRLDWPDGAASRDSIKAVLKLPRLQNLIMQHVDHSGGDFIHLLQGLLRYDPSERLTAREALRHPFFTGDNLRR, encoded by the exons ATGTACTGCAACAGCTTGGTAAAAATGATAAAGGGGGGAATCG TCATGCATGATTTGCGTCTCATTCACACTGATTTGAAGCCAGAGAACATATTACTTGTGTCTCCGGAGTATGTAAAAATTCCTGATTACAAG GGTTCATCACGATCACCTATAGACAGTTCGTATTGTAAGAGGATTCCCAAGTCCAGTGCTATTAAAGTAATTGATTTTGGCAGTACTACATATGATCGTCAAAATCAGACTTACATTGTATCGACCCGGCACTATCGTGCACCAGAAGTTATATTAG GACTCGGATGGAGTTTCCCTTGTGATATATGGAGCGTAGGTTGCATTCTTGTCGAACTTTGCTCG GGTGAAGCGTTGTTTCAAACACATGAAAACCTAGAGCACCTTGCTATGATGGAGAGGGTCCTTGGCCCAATGCCTCAACACATGTTAAAAAGAGTAGA CCGTCACGGGGAGAAGTATGTAAGAAAGTCGAGGTTGGACTGGCCAGATGGTGCAGCCTCTAGAGATAGCATCAAAGCTGTTCTGAAGCTGCCTCGGCTCCAG AACCTAATCATGCAGCATGTTGATCATTCTGGGGGTGATTTTATACATCTCCTTCAGGGCTTGCTCAGATACGATCCTTCTGAAAGATTGACAGCACGGGAAGCCTTGAGACACCCATTTTTTACCGGTGATAATCTCAGGAGATGA
- the LOC108220675 gene encoding high-affinity nitrate transporter 3.1: MGLPTILFLAVISLSFLALNCYANGTFSALQNSLLVTSSPKAGQVLKAGEKNITVTWSFNKTFPAGTDSAYKTVKVKLCYAPISQENRPWRKTKDELNKDRTCQHKIVSRPYSPSTNTFTWTIERDIPSATYFVRAYVFDTKDKEVAYGQATDAAKKTNLFEVEAITGRHASLDIASVCFSVFAVVSLAGFFYLEKRKGKTSK; encoded by the exons ATGGGGCTCCCAACAATTCTGTTTCTGGCTGTCATCTCGCTTTCTTTCCTCGCCTTGAATTGCTATGCCAACGGAACCTTCTCTGCACTGCAAAATTCTCTTCTTGTCACGTCATCACCAAAAGCCGGACAAG TCTTAAAAGCCGGGGAGAAAAACATCACGGTGACATGGTCTTTTAACAAAACCTTCCCAGCTGGAACAGATTCGGCATACAAGACTGTCAAGGTAAAGCTCTGTTACGCTCCCATCAGTCAAGAAAATCGTCCTTGGCGCAAAACAAAAGATGAGCTCAACAAGGACAGAACCTGCCAACACAAGATTGTATCGAGGCCTTACAGTCCCTCAACGAATACCTTCACTTGGACTATAGAAAGGGACATCCCCTCAGCAACATACTTTGTGAGGGCTTATGTTTTCGACACAAAGGATAAAGAAGTTGCCTATGGCCAGGCCACTGATGCTGCCAAGAAAACTAATTTGTTTGAGGTAGAGGCCATCACAGGTCGCCATGCGTCGCTTGATATTGCATCCGTGTGCTTCTCTGTTTTCGCTGTTGTGTCGTTGGCTGGTTTCTTCTACTTGGAGAAGAGGAAGGGTAAAACTTCCAAGTAA